A region of the Planctomycetaceae bacterium genome:
CGAAGCCGCCTACTTTGCCACCGCACTGGCCGACGCCTACCTGACACGATGCCGACGAATCCGCGTCCGATCAGGACCGCCGCTTCCTGCGAGCCCGGAGCATTGAACGACGCTCGAAGAAAATGCCGCGCACCGTCAGCGACCACCTGGTCGCCGCCTTCGAACTTTACGGTCGCGGGTAACAGACAGAACCGTCTGCCGACAACGCGCGGACGGAAAGGAGGCCGTCATAGTCAAACTGGTTCTGCTTCCGGGGAATCAGACAGATTGACTATTTCCACACCATTCTCACAGGTTCCTTCGTCGATACGCGATGTACCGGCAGACATCCCGCGACTGAAAGCATGAGAATGATTCGACCCCGGTTCCGAAACAAGTCCCGCTTCGGCAAGAATGCGCTGGCGAACGTCCTCGGCCAGTTCCGGCCAGACACGCGTCAACTCGAATAATCGCGAATCGACAAATCTCGACGCCAGATCGCCGCCATCTGCACCACCTGGGCGCACCACTTTGGCTACTGTCTTCTCGAAAACCCCCGCGTTTTCTGCACTGGTTCGACTCCTCTCCAACGCAGTTCGCGGGGCTGAATCGTCGACTCCTGCACCGACACAAGCAGCCGCCATGAACTCGCTTCGTCTTCGCGCCGTTTGCTGCGCTGAGCGTTCCTCTCGGCTACACTGTGCAGGGAGTCCGCCTGCACGCCGAAGGGTGACCGCGACCTAATTGAACGCAGAACCTGTGGTCATTGTCTACCAGGACAGTAAGAACCCGGCCGTCGCAGATCCCGTTCGAAAGCTCGAAGGTACCAATTCACTTGTGCATATCAGTAAATGCCACACTGCCACGCCATACCGACTGCGCTGCCCTTGAGTCGGCAATTCCCGCTGAGTTGAAGCTTCGACTGCTTCGCGGGGCGTTGCAGGATGAGACCGTCGCATCCGACCGGTTCGGATTCACGCCGTTCCGCAATTCGCCGCTCGAACGACAACTGCCCTGCAACGATGAACTCGCTTTGATGACGCGGCTCCACTGTGACTGCTGGACCAGCCTGGCATCCGGTAAACCGTCACGCAAAGAGCTGCGGCTGGCGAACGATTTTCCGGGCGATGCTGCAGAGAATCGACCGTTTTGGGCTCCTGATCCACTTTGGCACCTACTCAGACGACTTCGTCTCGCGGGTCCGGAATTGCGATGTGTGAGTCACTACGATTGCCTGAACGACTTTTGCGTGACACTCTGTACGAGATGACACCGAATTGATCGTCCGGAAAACAAACGATCAAAGTCGTGAGCAACTCAAACGGTGATTGCCGGTCGGCGTGCCGAGTCCTCGGCCAGGCGTCACGTCCAACCTGCCGGAGCATGTGCCACATCTGGCTTTGCCCGTGTTTTCCGTTGTCTGACTGAGGCGGCCGGCACAGCCCGTGGCACACGTCACCAGTCCAGGAATCTCCGGCCGTTCGTCAGTGCCACCGGCCGTGATATTTGAGCCCAATATTGTCCGAAGGGAAACTTCGGCGCTTTGGCAGCGTTTTCGAGTTTGCTGTTTCATTTGCCTCGCGTCCCGGCATGAAAGTACCAGCGGCGGGACAGCCACGCCGCTCCTGACTGCATCATGATCCGGCGTGAGGTGACGATGAGAATTCTGGCGAATTCCGGGGACGACTGTTACTCGTACCCCTATGAAGGCAGTGTCTCCGCGTGGCGCATCAGACGATCTGTCGGCCGCGGAGGTCGCAACGACCGCGACGACGTGCTGAAGATCCAGAAGCTGCTGAATCTGATTGAGCCCACAGACGGCGGTCCTTCCGTGGCACTGGTCGAGGACGGCTGGATCGGACCAAAGACAAACAGTGCCATTGCGCACTTCCAAAGCGTCCAGCAGACGGGCAGTGATGGACGAGTGGATCCGTTCGGTCCGACACTCAAGCGGATGAATGAGGTGTCGAAGCCGCGGCTGGGCGTGAACAATGCGGCTCTGCTGGCGCGCGTCGCCGCTGCAATGGGCACGCTGACGCAGATCGTCACGAAAGGCCAGCGAACAGTTGAACGGGCGATGGACTACCTCCGGTTCGGAGACGGCATATTTTCTTCCAAACGCGACTACGAGATGGCGGATCTGTATTTCGACTTCAAACGGTTGTCACAGTCACAGACTCAGGCTGCGCTGGTTTCGATCCGCACAACGTTCCGGCGTGCCTGGACAGCTCTGAACAGCCCGCCCAGTCCCGTCACCGAGGAAATCCGCTGGGTGTTTCCATATTTACAATCGATCCGCTTGGCCACAGCCACTACGCCTATGTACCCACCTGGAAATCGCATGAGAAACGCGAACATCCGGACGTGCATACCGGTCATGTGTACCTGTGTCGAAAAATGGAACAGGCGCCGGACGACAAGTTCGCCCATATTCTGGTCCACGAACTGTTTCACTTCGTGGATGATGAAAACTACCTGCGCATTCGCGACCCCGGTTACCGCGAAAAAGTATTCAAGCTGACTCACAAGCAGCGTATGGCAAATGCTGACAGCTACGCGCTGCTGGCTTCCCACGCGCACTTCGGCCGCGAAAGACTGCTGGTGAGTCAGCCGACCCTGCGACCTCACATTCCCGCTCACCTGAGGTGAATTCAGGAGTTGCGCCGGCCGTAGCGCCGATCCACAATGGATCGTTCGTACCATCTCCTGCCGCCCCCGGCCGCTGCTCCGGGACGCGTTCGACGTGCAGGACCGGTGGATGCGCGGCCTGCGTCACGATAATCGGCGCGAAGCCTGATGCCTGGCAGGTCCTGGAAAAATCTGCCGACGGGCTGTGGACGATCGCGCCGGTGACGCACAGGTTTCGGGATCTGCCTTCCCGAACCGGCGTCAATGACCGACGAAAGCAGAGCCGGCGCAGGCTGACGGGTGAAACTGCGGAATGTCCCGAGATCGGCTTTTCCGATTGCGATGTCACGGCAACCTGCGACGACCTGAACGAGTGGGCAGACGCTTTGTTGTTTCGCGGTTGCTGACGGTTGCCGGAATCGCGATCGCTCAAAGTGACGCGAACGGCGAAATTCAGAATCGGACGAACCGGCAGAAATTGACGATGCAATATTCCGCCGGGGAACTTACGGATCCGCGGTACCAGTTTCGACGAGTATCTGTCCGGGATGGATTCCGGTTATCGCCAGTCGCCTGAAATGGAGATTCACGCGGACTCTGGCCATTGTCCAACCGGAAACGTCCGACCCGTTCAACGCGCGAAGTTCTTCGCCGCATTCGCTGTCAGGGCCGGCCGTTTCAACTGTGAGGTAACGACTTCATGCCGTGCCGCCGTCCCCGACGTTCATCCCGTCGTTCCAATGCTCTTGCTTTGTGTGTCACCGCGATCAGTGTTGGCCTGTTGTACACAAGTTTCGATCCGGCACCGGCCGGAGAAAACGGCACGTCGCTGACAACAACAAGCCTGAGTTCTTCCGGAGTGGATTTTGAAGTCCCGCTGCCCGTTGACATTGTGGACATGCCGCTTCCGGGTGACACGGACGCTGCGACGGTCGCGGCTGATGATTCGTCAACCGCCGCTGCGCCAGCGGTTCGCGGCAGTTATCTGAATGATCAGGAAACGATCAGGTTCAGTCTGCTGCTGCTGCAGGATGGCGCCCGGATGCTGGAATCCGTCGAACGCTATACGGCAGCGTTCCATAAGCAGGAACGCATCAACGGCGATATGACGGAAGCTCAGTCAATCGATCTGAAGATCCAGCACTCACCACACTTCGCCGTCTATATGAAGTGGCGAAACTTTGACAAGGGCCGTCAGGTTCTCTACAGCGATGAATACGAAGACGGCAATATGGTCGTCAAGCTGGGTGGACTGAAGGGCCGTTTCATCCCGGCCGTGAAACTGAATCCGCTCAGCGGACAGGCAATGGCGGAATCACGTCACCCGATTACTCAGGCGGGAATCCTGGGAATGCTGAAGGAGATGATTGTCCATCGCCAGAATGATCTGAAGCACGGGCACGGCATGAAATGCACGCGGCTTCCGAACCAGGAATTCGACGAACGCGACTGCTACTGTTTTCTCTATGAGTACGATTCGCCGGAGTTCTCCGAGCTATACCGGAAAAGCGTCGTACTGATTGACACACGACGGAATATTCCGATGCTGGTCCGGAACTATACCTGGGCCGTTGAATCCGAAGGACTGTCCACCGAAGAACTCGACAAGCTGACGCTCATCGAAAACTATTCCTTCACCGAAGTCGACTTTGACCGGGAACTTGTGGCCACAGACTTCAGCCGCGAGAACCCGAAGTACCGCATGTGAGTTGCGACGGACGCTGACGCTTGAGCGACAGAGCCGCGGAACGAAAGCCTGTGGTTGCGAGAGCGATGGATGATCAGACAGGCAACTTTTTCGCGGATGCCGCTACTCAGCCAGAATCGCCACCACTTCGGTTTGCGGTTCGCCTCCGGTCACCTGAACAGTTCCGTCGGCGTGGATATAAACATCGACTTCACTGCGGATGCCGAAGTCGGGCAGATAGATCCCCGGTTCGATTGTGAACAGCGTGCGGGGCAGAATTCGCCTGGTTTCGTGAGTTTCCAGGTTGTCAATGTGAGTGCCGTT
Encoded here:
- a CDS encoding DUF1571 domain-containing protein, with protein sequence MYTSFDPAPAGENGTSLTTTSLSSSGVDFEVPLPVDIVDMPLPGDTDAATVAADDSSTAAAPAVRGSYLNDQETIRFSLLLLQDGARMLESVERYTAAFHKQERINGDMTEAQSIDLKIQHSPHFAVYMKWRNFDKGRQVLYSDEYEDGNMVVKLGGLKGRFIPAVKLNPLSGQAMAESRHPITQAGILGMLKEMIVHRQNDLKHGHGMKCTRLPNQEFDERDCYCFLYEYDSPEFSELYRKSVVLIDTRRNIPMLVRNYTWAVESEGLSTEELDKLTLIENYSFTEVDFDRELVATDFSRENPKYRM